A DNA window from Phycisphaerales bacterium AB-hyl4 contains the following coding sequences:
- a CDS encoding GNAT family N-acetyltransferase translates to MTSSSHIVIRTATVDDYPQIIALVNETFGKRNDLQWLEGFHKHNPSGRSILSVADHPSEGIVAYRSLVRFVLYYAGEAILCGQGSDAATRPQFQGQGLYSRMTQACIDQFFNERGSLLYSFPGPQSYPILVKRFGYTPVKRLRHVVFPLTRAAREKNRIARSLVSIYGRLWSSRRAPSVNPIDGPLCYPEAADPRKARFSRTDCVQAWRFQAIGRSYRCVWLDGVDGFLVIGSAKRRRLNICTIVDVVADDTRSLRQLLRAVVPWASQNGYDLVYTWQGTSCLGYLAAGFMPIPRHTNFVVKVKDGFAYPELLKRGDLWDISLLDTDAY, encoded by the coding sequence TGACCTCAAGCAGCCATATTGTGATTCGAACGGCAACTGTGGATGATTATCCGCAAATTATCGCTTTGGTCAATGAGACGTTCGGCAAGCGCAACGACCTGCAATGGCTGGAAGGTTTTCACAAGCACAACCCGAGCGGCCGGTCGATCCTGTCCGTGGCGGATCATCCTTCGGAAGGCATTGTTGCATACCGCTCGCTCGTTCGTTTTGTGTTGTATTATGCCGGCGAAGCGATTCTCTGCGGGCAGGGAAGCGACGCGGCGACCCGCCCGCAGTTCCAAGGGCAGGGTTTGTACAGCAGGATGACGCAGGCGTGCATCGATCAGTTCTTCAACGAAAGGGGGAGCCTGCTATATTCATTTCCGGGGCCGCAAAGCTATCCGATCCTGGTGAAGCGATTCGGCTATACGCCGGTGAAGCGGCTGCGTCATGTCGTCTTTCCACTGACACGGGCAGCGCGGGAGAAAAACCGGATCGCGCGCTCGCTTGTCTCTATCTACGGCCGACTGTGGTCTTCACGTCGTGCGCCGTCCGTGAACCCGATCGATGGACCGCTGTGTTATCCCGAGGCGGCCGATCCGCGCAAGGCCCGCTTCAGTCGGACGGATTGTGTTCAAGCGTGGCGTTTTCAGGCAATTGGGCGAAGCTACCGATGTGTGTGGTTGGATGGGGTTGACGGTTTTCTGGTGATAGGCAGCGCGAAACGGCGGCGTCTGAATATCTGCACGATTGTTGACGTCGTGGCCGATGATACCCGCTCGCTGCGGCAACTGTTGCGCGCGGTTGTTCCGTGGGCGAGCCAGAACGGGTACGATCTGGTCTATACGTGGCAGGGCACTTCCTGCTTAGGCTATCTTGCGGCCGGCTTTATGCCGATACCGAGACACACAAACTTTGTGGTGAAAGTCAAGGACGGGTTTGCTTACCCGGAACTGCTGAAGCGAGGCGATTTGTGGGACATTTCGCTGCTTGATACCGACGCCTACTAA
- a CDS encoding O-antigen ligase family protein, whose protein sequence is MLRTAEFCFGGLIAMFLLVGRWSPYRLQGILHVSFWYEPRFYLTFAIVIVALIIMGLRAGGSVPPVIQRFVVWICVLVQLILLYMIASSLWAPVPEIAIYKSYELILCCIVITAVAVVLPRLHPEGFRQGFWIAIVAICLFLAVVSVVGQLHAARLSALGGGPNAFGRMMALLCLGCMVIGSQRRRVWVWFWFGVWILGMMLLVLSGSRGALLAGAMAVGVAFLLLRTTVPKKAVVLVSCGILAVFVLNVTEIGQRTIHQFQSRVVSLTFERGHASGRELLFEQAVDIGRDNPILGVGIGGFRAEIGSPYPHNFFLELFAEGGAVAVLFAMALMLVLVYFLWRLRRCPDPGMVGALVLFFLFAQFSGDLFDSRGIFLTAMIAMLPRYDPVPRDTPALSAVHVETGAPHVAANKPAWR, encoded by the coding sequence ATGCTACGAACCGCAGAATTTTGTTTTGGTGGCTTGATCGCCATGTTTCTGCTGGTCGGCAGATGGTCACCCTATCGCCTGCAAGGCATCCTGCATGTTTCGTTCTGGTATGAGCCACGGTTTTACCTGACGTTCGCAATTGTCATAGTGGCGCTGATAATCATGGGCCTGCGCGCTGGCGGATCGGTGCCGCCGGTGATCCAGCGCTTTGTTGTATGGATATGTGTGCTAGTACAGTTGATATTGCTGTACATGATCGCCTCATCGCTGTGGGCACCTGTTCCTGAGATCGCAATCTATAAATCATATGAACTGATCCTCTGTTGCATCGTGATCACGGCGGTCGCTGTTGTCCTGCCGCGATTGCACCCGGAAGGCTTTCGGCAAGGCTTCTGGATTGCGATCGTGGCCATTTGTCTGTTTCTCGCGGTGGTAAGTGTGGTCGGCCAGCTTCATGCCGCCCGGCTATCCGCATTGGGTGGCGGCCCCAATGCCTTCGGACGGATGATGGCGTTGTTGTGTTTGGGTTGCATGGTCATTGGTAGCCAACGCAGGCGGGTGTGGGTTTGGTTCTGGTTTGGGGTGTGGATCCTTGGCATGATGTTGCTCGTGTTGTCAGGTTCGCGTGGCGCATTGCTCGCCGGAGCGATGGCGGTCGGCGTGGCATTTTTGCTGCTGCGAACCACAGTGCCCAAGAAAGCCGTCGTCCTCGTGTCGTGCGGCATTCTGGCGGTGTTCGTGCTCAACGTGACGGAGATCGGCCAGAGGACGATCCATCAGTTTCAAAGCCGGGTGGTCAGCCTGACGTTTGAGCGGGGCCACGCCAGCGGGCGAGAACTGTTGTTCGAGCAGGCGGTGGATATCGGCCGGGACAATCCGATACTCGGCGTTGGTATTGGTGGCTTCCGGGCGGAAATCGGTTCGCCATACCCCCACAACTTCTTCCTTGAGCTGTTTGCCGAAGGGGGGGCGGTCGCGGTTCTGTTTGCAATGGCATTGATGCTCGTGCTGGTGTACTTTCTCTGGCGCCTGCGGCGGTGTCCGGATCCGGGGATGGTCGGTGCCTTGGTGCTGTTTTTTCTGTTCGCCCAGTTCAGCGGCGACTTGTTTGACAGTCGCGGTATTTTTCTCACCGCCATGATTGCCATGCTGCCGCGCTACGACCCGGTGCCACGGGACACGCCGGCCTTGAGCGCCGTCCATGTTGAAACGGGAGCTCCTCATGTGGCCGCGAACAAACCTGCCTGGCGTTGA
- a CDS encoding FAD-binding protein, which produces MTGPAHTDMQLAGRNNVPRQVCHVYRPARRADVATLIEHGIQSDWIARGLGRSYGDSMLNEGRGVIDMTPLDRLLAFDADTGTLECEAGVSLKRIIDTFLPRGWFPAVTPGTKHVTVGGAIACDVHGKNHHRDGSFANCVDQVTLLTAAGETLACSRDENAEVFFATLGGMGLTGVLLTVRLRLKRVASAYLNVRFEQAGNLDDLLAAFADDAQHSYSVAWIDGLARGAKLGRGVLMRGEHAEADDLPAVRRERPFDVPVRFKPSVPCDLPGFVLNRYTVAAFNARYYRKHRSGERLLDYDAYFYPLDGVGNWHRLYGRRGFYQYQFVVPEGDEGGAAVRHVMERLTASRRASFLAVLKRFGPESGGLLSFPVAGYTLAIDLPNRGDEVLALMHELDAYVVERGGRVYLAKDACLKREHFERMYPRLDTFKSICRRLDPQRRLASSQARRLGLVEVGS; this is translated from the coding sequence ATGACTGGTCCCGCCCACACTGACATGCAACTCGCCGGGAGAAACAACGTGCCTCGGCAGGTATGTCATGTTTACCGGCCGGCCCGACGTGCCGATGTTGCCACATTGATCGAGCATGGCATCCAATCGGACTGGATCGCGCGGGGACTGGGGCGCAGCTACGGCGACTCGATGCTCAACGAAGGCCGGGGTGTGATCGACATGACACCGCTGGATCGCCTGCTGGCCTTCGATGCCGACACCGGCACGCTCGAATGTGAAGCGGGCGTCAGTCTGAAACGGATCATCGACACCTTTCTGCCCCGCGGCTGGTTCCCGGCCGTGACGCCAGGCACGAAGCATGTCACCGTCGGCGGGGCAATCGCCTGCGATGTGCATGGCAAGAATCACCACCGCGATGGATCGTTTGCGAATTGCGTGGATCAGGTCACGCTTCTCACCGCAGCCGGCGAAACCCTCGCGTGTTCACGCGACGAAAATGCGGAAGTCTTTTTCGCCACCCTCGGCGGTATGGGACTCACCGGCGTGTTACTCACGGTTCGATTGCGGTTGAAGCGCGTCGCTTCCGCATACCTGAATGTCCGATTCGAGCAGGCGGGCAACCTCGACGACCTGCTTGCTGCTTTCGCGGATGATGCACAGCACAGTTATTCCGTCGCGTGGATCGACGGGCTGGCGCGCGGCGCGAAACTCGGACGGGGTGTACTGATGCGCGGCGAGCACGCGGAAGCGGACGACCTGCCCGCTGTCAGGCGGGAGCGGCCGTTCGATGTGCCCGTTCGCTTCAAGCCGAGCGTGCCATGCGATCTGCCCGGTTTCGTGCTCAACCGTTACACGGTCGCCGCGTTCAACGCACGCTACTATCGCAAGCACCGGTCCGGTGAACGACTGCTCGATTACGACGCGTACTTCTACCCGCTGGATGGCGTGGGCAACTGGCATCGGCTCTATGGCCGACGCGGCTTCTACCAGTACCAGTTTGTAGTGCCGGAGGGCGACGAGGGTGGCGCGGCGGTGCGGCATGTGATGGAACGACTGACAGCGTCACGTCGCGCAAGCTTTCTGGCTGTGCTCAAGCGGTTCGGCCCCGAGAGCGGCGGCCTGCTGAGCTTTCCCGTGGCCGGCTACACACTGGCGATCGATTTGCCCAACCGTGGCGATGAAGTGTTAGCGCTGATGCACGAACTCGACGCGTACGTTGTCGAACGCGGCGGCCGAGTCTACTTGGCAAAGGACGCCTGCCTGAAGCGTGAGCATTTTGAACGCATGTATCCTCGTCTTGACACCTTCAAGTCGATTTGCCGTCGGCTCGATCCGCAGCGCCGACTCGCTTCGTCGCAGGCGCGTCGGCTCGGGCTGGTGGAGGTTGGGTCATGA
- a CDS encoding SDR family oxidoreductase, giving the protein MSERAWHEPVLLIGATSGIARALAERLAQQGSDLLLAGRDHVELNAVAADLRLRFDVRTATLEFDALAFGEHHGFMKQATAACENRLTAVVICHGLLVDQAEAQRDPALMRRMVDVNYTSYVSLLEAFAVWFVQRRGGMLVALSSVAGDRGRPSNYLYGSTKAALSAYLQGLRARLAKTGVHVLTVKPGIVDTPMTWGLKVAGPVASPHRVAGDIVRAMRRRRNVLYTPWFWRPIMAVIRGIPEPIFKRLSL; this is encoded by the coding sequence ATGAGTGAGCGTGCTTGGCATGAACCGGTGTTGTTGATCGGGGCAACCTCGGGCATTGCCCGTGCGCTGGCCGAGCGGCTGGCGCAGCAGGGGAGCGACCTGTTGCTGGCGGGACGCGATCATGTCGAATTGAACGCTGTCGCCGCGGACCTGCGTTTGAGGTTCGATGTTCGCACGGCGACGCTGGAGTTTGATGCGCTGGCATTTGGCGAGCATCATGGGTTCATGAAGCAGGCAACCGCCGCGTGCGAGAATCGATTGACAGCGGTGGTGATATGTCACGGCTTGCTGGTCGATCAGGCCGAAGCCCAGCGCGACCCCGCACTGATGCGGCGGATGGTTGATGTGAATTACACGTCATATGTGTCGCTGCTGGAGGCGTTCGCCGTGTGGTTTGTTCAACGTCGTGGAGGGATGCTCGTTGCTTTGTCGTCGGTGGCGGGCGATCGTGGTCGGCCGAGCAATTATCTATACGGCTCGACGAAGGCGGCTTTATCGGCCTACCTTCAAGGGTTGCGGGCGCGGCTGGCCAAGACGGGGGTGCATGTGTTGACAGTCAAGCCGGGCATTGTGGACACGCCGATGACGTGGGGTTTGAAGGTTGCCGGGCCGGTGGCCTCTCCGCACCGCGTGGCGGGGGACATTGTCCGGGCGATGCGGCGTCGGCGGAATGTGCTGTATACGCCTTGGTTCTGGCGGCCGATCATGGCGGTGATCCGCGGTATTCCTGAGCCCATCTTCAAGCGTTTGTCGTTGTGA
- a CDS encoding glycosyltransferase family 87 protein codes for MDVNTTTDRTSRQRALLFWCLLLAGGLYFIWRGPWRAMEISVDLPTFYSAARAWLHGLDPYNVAELVRVYAEAGGDEQTVLMNVNPPFQFPLFAWLGALPYPVVKLLFVAINMAALGLAVWRLAVVSGVWARPAMQRWLVLGVLVMAPVHTTISQGQLSLLVLLLVVLMLEAHHRGREGWMGLWLALAGALKPQMVVLFGLYYLFSGRWRACIVAAGVGLALTGLAVVRMELADVDWLAGWRGNMVMFLHAEPAEHPGVGYGDYTVDSLRRFIMINLAPLIYPLLSSRTAVTMLTGMLGLTAVVLAASMARRDGDAVGSRLAQYAMISVACLLVFYNRTYSATLLLLPFVAVLLWWPMHRRLAVTCLACLSVFVVPGPAILLRWMAGRAEDVADSLAWWWPVVLPHQIYALLLLLGLMALAWRWPPRRLGSDVMPLPAQNGLPARQSATVVSVDGGKAK; via the coding sequence ATGGACGTGAATACAACGACAGATCGGACGTCAAGGCAGAGGGCGTTGCTGTTCTGGTGCCTGTTGCTGGCGGGGGGGCTGTATTTCATCTGGCGGGGGCCATGGCGGGCGATGGAAATCAGCGTCGACCTGCCGACGTTTTACAGCGCGGCGCGGGCGTGGCTGCACGGGCTCGACCCGTATAACGTCGCCGAGCTGGTACGGGTGTATGCCGAGGCGGGTGGTGATGAGCAGACGGTGTTGATGAATGTGAACCCGCCATTTCAGTTTCCGCTATTCGCGTGGTTGGGGGCGTTGCCGTACCCGGTGGTGAAGCTGCTGTTTGTGGCGATCAACATGGCGGCGCTGGGGTTGGCGGTGTGGCGCTTGGCGGTAGTTTCGGGCGTATGGGCTCGGCCGGCGATGCAGCGATGGCTGGTGCTGGGCGTGCTCGTGATGGCGCCGGTGCACACGACCATTTCGCAGGGGCAACTGAGCTTGCTGGTTCTGTTGCTGGTGGTGTTGATGCTCGAAGCGCATCATCGCGGACGTGAGGGGTGGATGGGGTTGTGGTTGGCGTTGGCGGGTGCATTGAAGCCGCAGATGGTGGTGCTATTCGGGCTTTATTATCTGTTCAGCGGTCGATGGCGGGCGTGCATCGTCGCCGCGGGCGTGGGACTGGCGCTGACGGGACTGGCGGTGGTGCGAATGGAGTTGGCGGACGTTGACTGGCTGGCGGGCTGGCGCGGCAACATGGTGATGTTCCTGCACGCGGAGCCGGCAGAGCATCCCGGTGTCGGCTACGGCGATTACACGGTGGACAGCCTGCGGCGCTTCATCATGATCAACCTGGCGCCGCTGATTTATCCGCTGCTGTCCAGCCGGACGGCCGTGACGATGTTGACGGGTATGCTGGGACTGACGGCGGTGGTACTCGCTGCGTCGATGGCGCGACGGGATGGGGATGCCGTCGGTTCGCGATTGGCCCAGTATGCGATGATCTCGGTCGCCTGCCTGCTCGTATTCTACAACCGGACTTACTCGGCGACGCTGCTGCTGCTGCCGTTTGTGGCGGTGCTGTTGTGGTGGCCGATGCATCGACGCCTGGCGGTGACGTGCCTGGCATGTCTGTCGGTGTTTGTCGTGCCAGGCCCGGCCATTTTGCTGCGGTGGATGGCGGGCCGAGCCGAGGATGTGGCCGACTCGCTCGCGTGGTGGTGGCCTGTTGTTTTGCCTCATCAGATTTACGCACTGCTGCTCTTGCTGGGGTTGATGGCTCTGGCGTGGCGCTGGCCACCTCGCCGGTTGGGATCGGACGTAATGCCGTTGCCCGCCCAGAATGGGTTACCTGCACGGCAGTCGGCAACGGTGGTTTCGGTCGATGGAGGTAAGGCAAAATGA
- a CDS encoding class I SAM-dependent methyltransferase, whose amino-acid sequence MRRLHEPIYRARLRELVRQIVPLLRPGDRVLDVGCGAGTLGRALLDAPDCPPDVSVQGLETAPRGDEPIEVLAYDGQRFPLDDGSVDLVIVADVLHHEPEPDRLLRECCRVSRRHLVIKDHKPEGPLGWWRVALIDWAANAPYGVPCLFRYRTARQWRAAFADLRLKLVQERQAMRLYPPVVNLFFGGRLQYFAVLEVSGESIGPAQNRQGDRIDPAAEI is encoded by the coding sequence ATGCGTCGACTGCACGAACCGATCTACCGAGCACGCTTGCGCGAACTGGTGCGGCAGATCGTTCCCCTGCTTCGGCCAGGCGATCGCGTGCTGGACGTCGGTTGCGGTGCGGGCACGCTGGGCCGGGCTCTGCTCGATGCGCCCGACTGCCCCCCCGACGTTTCCGTGCAGGGGCTGGAAACTGCGCCGCGAGGCGACGAGCCGATCGAAGTACTCGCCTACGACGGCCAGCGGTTTCCGCTGGATGATGGCAGCGTCGATTTGGTCATCGTCGCCGATGTGCTGCACCATGAGCCCGAACCGGATCGGCTGCTGCGGGAGTGTTGTCGTGTCAGCCGTCGGCACTTGGTTATCAAGGACCATAAGCCCGAAGGGCCGCTGGGCTGGTGGCGTGTGGCGTTGATCGACTGGGCGGCGAACGCACCTTATGGCGTGCCGTGCCTGTTTCGCTACCGTACCGCCAGGCAGTGGCGGGCCGCCTTTGCCGACCTGCGGTTAAAGCTTGTTCAGGAACGCCAGGCCATGCGGCTGTACCCCCCGGTGGTCAACTTGTTCTTCGGTGGTCGGCTTCAGTATTTCGCCGTGCTGGAGGTTTCAGGAGAGTCCATTGGACCGGCGCAGAACCGGCAGGGGGATAGGATAGATCCCGCTGCGGAGATATGA
- a CDS encoding putative toxin-antitoxin system toxin component, PIN family: MLDTNVLVAALLSPNGPSAQVLQLLLAERVRLCYDARMLAEYREVLARPRFGFDPEAVAEVLTFLEQTGELVAAVPLGAVLPDPDDAMFLEVAVAGRVDYLVTGNIKHFPVRHRHGVRMMSPADWVRASRSP; this comes from the coding sequence GTGCTGGATACCAACGTCCTGGTCGCGGCCCTGCTGTCGCCGAACGGGCCGTCGGCCCAGGTGCTGCAGCTGCTGCTCGCCGAGCGGGTGCGACTCTGCTACGACGCTCGCATGCTCGCGGAGTATCGCGAAGTGCTGGCTCGCCCCCGCTTCGGCTTCGACCCCGAGGCGGTTGCCGAGGTGTTGACGTTCCTGGAACAGACGGGCGAACTCGTGGCGGCGGTGCCGCTGGGGGCGGTGCTGCCGGACCCGGACGATGCGATGTTCCTGGAGGTCGCCGTCGCCGGCCGGGTGGATTACCTCGTTACCGGCAACATCAAGCACTTCCCCGTCCGGCATCGCCACGGCGTCCGCATGATGAGTCCAGCGGATTGGGTGCGAGCCTCGCGATCCCCGTGA
- a CDS encoding helix-turn-helix transcriptional regulator has product MNRREGTLPQRGPSGGRRPSGEDAPANGRLVSLKTLAEMWDADRSTVRRWLKAADIEPVAIGRGRNGAIWYRWHEIEAWLDSLEHVE; this is encoded by the coding sequence ATGAATCGGCGAGAAGGAACATTGCCGCAGCGCGGCCCGAGCGGAGGTCGCCGGCCGTCTGGCGAAGACGCACCGGCCAACGGTCGGCTGGTCAGCTTGAAGACCCTCGCCGAGATGTGGGATGCCGATCGATCAACGGTGAGACGCTGGCTCAAGGCTGCCGACATCGAGCCCGTAGCGATCGGTCGCGGCCGCAACGGGGCCATCTGGTACCGCTGGCACGAGATCGAGGCCTGGCTCGACTCCCTGGAGCACGTTGAGTGA
- a CDS encoding nucleotidyltransferase domain-containing protein codes for MQVSHDSSSTSSPIGRACDKFGLHLPHILAAIEETSSKQDEIVRLQSAGVGRLPDNTALVIFGSFARNEFTRSSDLDWTFLVDGPADPQHFKLANAIGHSYKQAGFTAPGATMTFGTMASSHELIHHIGLDEDTNRNFTRRMLLLLESRSVAGEVVHHRVIRGILDRYLVAERSVAWNPIERQVPRFLLNDIVRSGGRWQSTMLRRNGNRTTSGPCEMPSCGCQGSSCMPLVC; via the coding sequence ATGCAGGTGAGTCACGACTCAAGCAGCACAAGTTCCCCCATCGGACGAGCTTGCGACAAGTTTGGCCTTCATTTACCTCATATCCTGGCGGCGATCGAAGAGACAAGTAGCAAGCAGGACGAAATCGTGCGTCTGCAATCTGCCGGTGTCGGACGGCTGCCCGACAACACAGCCCTCGTCATCTTTGGTTCGTTTGCACGGAATGAGTTCACACGCAGCAGTGATCTCGACTGGACGTTCCTGGTCGATGGGCCGGCGGACCCGCAACATTTCAAGCTCGCGAACGCGATCGGGCATTCCTACAAGCAGGCTGGCTTCACTGCACCGGGCGCCACGATGACGTTTGGCACGATGGCGAGCAGTCACGAGCTAATCCACCACATCGGGCTCGATGAAGACACGAACCGGAATTTCACGCGTCGGATGTTGCTCTTGCTTGAGTCGCGGTCAGTGGCGGGTGAGGTTGTCCATCATCGGGTGATCCGAGGCATTCTGGATCGGTACCTCGTCGCCGAGCGAAGCGTCGCATGGAATCCCATCGAGCGGCAGGTGCCTCGCTTTTTGTTGAATGACATCGTGCGTTCTGGCGGACGATGGCAGTCGACTATGCTGCGAAGAAATGGCAACAGGACAACAAGTGGGCCTTGCGAAATGCCAAGTTGCGGATGTCAAGGAAGCTCCTGTATGCCTCTGGTCTGTTGA
- a CDS encoding erythromycin esterase family protein, whose protein sequence is MLMRLRTRFRALEPLYVFRSDQLSYDIALRRLEAACHADYHFPAMADLYAGRGLPGDTSAREVFMAESVDWHLKHADPGARMVLFARNAHIQKASISFGGHLTALPMGQHLHRTLGSDYLALGLTSTAGRTAEMHLDENARFGFTLEDLALEPPEPGSIEAAFADGDLGLALADLRRSPQTDSSQPDRIRMQSDYLHTPVLDAFDAVINIPSTTVIDDHGIEALA, encoded by the coding sequence ATGCTGATGCGCCTGCGCACCCGCTTCCGAGCCCTCGAACCGCTCTACGTCTTCCGCAGCGATCAACTCAGCTACGACATCGCGCTGCGACGCCTCGAAGCCGCTTGCCACGCCGACTACCACTTCCCCGCCATGGCCGACCTCTACGCCGGTCGCGGTCTGCCTGGCGACACCTCGGCCCGGGAAGTCTTCATGGCCGAATCCGTCGACTGGCACCTCAAGCATGCCGACCCCGGCGCACGCATGGTGCTGTTCGCCCGCAATGCGCATATCCAGAAGGCTTCGATTTCCTTCGGTGGCCACCTGACTGCCTTACCCATGGGCCAACACCTGCACCGTACGCTCGGCAGCGATTACCTCGCTCTGGGCCTGACCAGCACGGCCGGCCGCACCGCTGAAATGCATCTTGATGAGAACGCGCGGTTTGGGTTCACCCTCGAAGACCTAGCCCTCGAACCACCCGAGCCGGGCAGCATCGAAGCGGCCTTCGCCGATGGCGACCTCGGCCTCGCACTTGCCGATCTCCGTCGATCGCCACAGACTGACAGCAGCCAGCCTGACCGGATTCGGATGCAAAGCGACTACCTGCACACGCCGGTCCTCGACGCCTTTGATGCCGTCATCAACATCCCCAGCACAACGGTGATCGATGACCACGGCATTGAGGCTTTGGCATGA
- a CDS encoding HipA domain-containing protein, with protein MLVQPWITGEQRDSLHYLEFVDELRQHGAAPHADMAMLWRRIVFSVMISNIDDHLRNHGFLYQGVDGWRLAPAYDINAVPVDIKPRVLSTAIDVDDITASLDRALEVAAYFELDHSQTRDIARQIGKAVSTWRLEAARHTVPGRQIDRMATAFEHDDLRAALAL; from the coding sequence GTGCTCGTACAGCCTTGGATAACGGGCGAACAGCGTGACTCACTACACTACCTTGAATTCGTCGATGAGCTTCGTCAACACGGGGCAGCGCCCCATGCCGACATGGCCATGCTTTGGCGGCGCATAGTTTTCAGCGTGATGATTTCGAATATCGACGACCATCTACGCAACCACGGCTTTCTGTATCAGGGAGTCGACGGCTGGCGGCTTGCTCCCGCCTACGATATCAACGCTGTCCCTGTCGATATAAAACCGCGCGTGCTGTCCACAGCCATCGATGTTGACGACATCACCGCGTCACTTGATCGTGCTCTGGAAGTGGCCGCCTATTTTGAACTGGATCATTCGCAGACGCGCGACATTGCCAGGCAGATCGGCAAGGCCGTATCCACATGGCGTCTGGAAGCTGCGCGTCATACAGTTCCCGGCCGGCAGATCGACCGCATGGCGACCGCGTTCGAGCATGATGACCTTCGTGCCGCCCTTGCCCTGTAA
- a CDS encoding DUF4230 domain-containing protein has product MIRLTLIALLAVIVLAMAILLYWQWLERQRPATAAWITLEQLQQAAELVTLKVPYQQLVETRVAGYSGSVRCVVLAVGEAWVGTDLEQARWETDPITGTVTLTLAQPRVLSSHLDHDRSRVVLTARRGVWLILPGEAGEPQVIEQALRDAQQQLAASAASEEHIEAARQQAETVLSEQLGMPQTSNVVIQWRP; this is encoded by the coding sequence ATGATCCGACTGACCTTGATCGCCCTGCTGGCAGTGATCGTGCTGGCGATGGCGATCCTGCTTTACTGGCAATGGCTCGAACGCCAGCGCCCCGCGACCGCTGCGTGGATCACCCTCGAACAGCTTCAGCAGGCCGCCGAACTGGTGACGCTCAAGGTGCCCTACCAGCAGCTCGTCGAAACCCGCGTGGCCGGTTACAGCGGCTCCGTGCGCTGCGTCGTGCTCGCCGTCGGCGAAGCCTGGGTCGGGACCGACCTTGAGCAGGCGCGTTGGGAAACCGATCCGATCACCGGCACCGTCACGCTCACGCTCGCCCAGCCGCGGGTGCTCAGCAGCCACCTCGACCATGACCGCTCCCGCGTGGTGCTCACCGCCCGCCGCGGTGTGTGGCTGATCCTGCCCGGCGAAGCGGGCGAGCCGCAGGTCATCGAGCAGGCGCTGCGCGACGCCCAGCAGCAGCTTGCCGCGTCGGCGGCGTCAGAGGAACACATAGAAGCAGCGCGGCAGCAGGCGGAGACGGTACTGAGTGAGCAACTGGGCATGCCGCAGACAAGCAATGTTGTGATTCAGTGGCGGCCGTAA